One segment of Pandoraea pnomenusa DNA contains the following:
- a CDS encoding IS3 family transposase has protein sequence MKYAWIDDHRDQYSITRLCQILGVSRSGYCQWRVRPPSARAQANAALDVEVAAIHRKHRGTYGRSRIVRQLRAQGRTASEERVRRSLRRQDLRPVYRRAYRVTTDSAHSLPVAPNLLDRRFNGWQPDRAWVSDITFVRTGEGWLYLAAILDLASRRVVGWSMSERIDAELVCQALRSACWQRKPAPGLLLHSDRGAQYASRAYQKLAAGYKATISMSRRANAWDNAPMESFFKTLKVERIYEVHYETRAQARLDIVDWIEGYYNRERLHTSIGFLTPVDYEAALIAA, from the coding sequence GTGAAGTACGCCTGGATCGACGATCACCGCGACCAGTACAGTATCACCCGTCTATGCCAGATTCTGGGCGTTTCACGCAGCGGATATTGCCAGTGGCGCGTTCGCCCACCCAGCGCGAGGGCGCAAGCGAACGCGGCCCTGGATGTGGAAGTCGCGGCGATCCACCGCAAGCATCGTGGCACCTATGGCCGCTCCCGCATCGTGCGTCAATTGCGAGCCCAGGGTCGCACGGCGAGCGAGGAGCGTGTGCGACGTAGCTTGCGACGTCAGGACTTGCGCCCGGTCTACAGGCGTGCCTATCGGGTCACGACGGACTCGGCGCACAGCCTGCCCGTAGCGCCGAACCTGCTCGATCGTCGTTTCAACGGATGGCAGCCTGATCGTGCCTGGGTTAGCGACATCACGTTTGTCAGGACCGGCGAAGGCTGGCTGTATCTCGCAGCGATACTCGATCTGGCGAGCCGACGCGTAGTGGGCTGGTCAATGTCCGAACGCATCGACGCCGAGCTTGTTTGCCAGGCACTGCGCAGCGCGTGCTGGCAACGCAAACCGGCGCCAGGACTGCTGTTACATTCCGACAGAGGGGCCCAGTATGCAAGCCGGGCATACCAAAAGCTGGCTGCCGGATACAAGGCAACGATCTCTATGAGCCGTCGTGCCAATGCGTGGGACAACGCCCCTATGGAAAGCTTCTTTAAGACCCTGAAAGTCGAGAGAATCTATGAGGTCCACTACGAAACTCGAGCGCAGGCTCGTTTGGATATCGTCGACTGGATCGAGGGCTATTACAATCGAGAGCGTTTGCACACCTCTATAGGATTTCTTACCCCTGTCGACTACGAGGCCGCGTTGATCGCAGCATGA
- a CDS encoding immunity protein Imm33 domain-containing protein, producing MIEYRTNLRQRFGHPNISVAVAPELGVGFEWILSYFENEVADGAAFSDKQLVQIGWMLVMLRKNSSGDLDVWEPSFDSIPITWVKGGSMTIRHLMLQREVCAQLDVGPEFPALNLSGIVSADFLDSDSFYMDREAVDAAADSGWLFEGPEPSGGKHYSLFEIAVARPEIIAFLALPMGASVKYRKSCIDIRIGLQSVSSKNNDFLRKVLR from the coding sequence ATGATTGAGTACCGTACAAACTTGCGCCAGCGATTCGGCCACCCGAACATCAGTGTGGCGGTAGCGCCCGAGTTGGGCGTTGGCTTCGAGTGGATTCTCTCCTACTTCGAGAACGAGGTCGCCGACGGAGCAGCTTTCAGCGACAAGCAACTAGTGCAGATTGGCTGGATGCTAGTGATGTTGCGCAAAAATTCGTCGGGAGATTTGGACGTATGGGAGCCTAGTTTCGACTCGATACCGATCACCTGGGTTAAGGGTGGGAGCATGACTATTCGTCATCTGATGCTTCAGAGAGAGGTTTGCGCTCAATTGGATGTTGGGCCTGAATTTCCGGCGTTGAATCTGTCCGGAATCGTATCAGCTGATTTCCTCGATAGCGATAGCTTCTACATGGATCGAGAGGCTGTCGATGCCGCTGCCGATTCGGGCTGGCTGTTCGAGGGGCCAGAGCCAAGTGGAGGTAAGCATTACTCACTCTTCGAGATCGCGGTAGCTCGTCCCGAAATCATTGCATTCCTTGCTCTTCCGATGGGAGCGTCGGTCAAATATCGGAAAAGTTGCATTGATATTCGTATTGGACTACAGAGCGTATCATCGAAGAACAATGATTTTTTGCGGAAAGTATTGAGGTGA